A window of Primulina huaijiensis isolate GDHJ02 chromosome 9, ASM1229523v2, whole genome shotgun sequence contains these coding sequences:
- the LOC140984853 gene encoding uncharacterized protein — protein MGCLVSQMAAKFAFFPPTPPTYQVKKRDGGKLVAVSTASCLPIAIDDSSLDVLCIQTKRGNKIVAFYLRNPYARLTVLYSHGNAADLGQLYDLFVQLKANLRVNLIGYDYSGYGASTGKPSEYNTYADIEAVYECLQTEYGISQEDLILYGQSVGSGPTLHLAAKLPRLRAVVLHSAILSGLRVLCHVNFSLCCDIYKNINKIRKVKCPVLVIHGTEDDVVNWLHGNGLWKMSKEPYEPLWIKGGGHCNLELYPDYIHHLCRFIQEMENVTTAVRLKKMLQSLRSQRKTRKCCKIRIRYPKFPSCHKCPHCPNLKCTDCYWWRPKCPNWQPKFTIWRPKCPEYLKPSCTTCTCRCMKCTCGFTLCSCLCGAKCSCC, from the exons ATGGGGTGCTTAGTATCTCAGATGGCTGCGAAATTTGCGTTCTTCCCACCAACGCCTCCCACTTACCAGGTCAAGAAAAGGGACGGCGGAAAACTGGTGGCTGTGTCGACAGCTTCGTGTTTGCCTATAGCCATTGATGATTCTTCGCTCGATGTGTTGTGTATTCAGACGAAAAGGGGTAACAAGATTGTTGCCTTTTATTTGAGGAATCCTTACGCCAGGCTTACGGTTCTGTACTCTCATGGAAATGCTGCCGATCTTGGCCAGCTCTATGACTTATTTGTTCAGCTTAAAGCTAATCTTAGAGTTAATCTAATCGG GTATGACTACTCGGGTTATGGAGCTTCTACTGGTAAG CCGAGCGAATATAATACATATGCGGACATTGAAGCTGTATATGAGTGTCTTCAAACTGAATACGGGATTAGCCAAgaagatttaattttatatgGGCAATCTGTTGGAAGTGGCCCCACGTTGCACTTAGCGGCTAAATTGCCGAGGTTGAGAGCCGTTGTTCTGCATAGTGCCATTCTTTCTGGCCTTCGAGTGCTGTGTCACGTGAATTTCTCACTCTGTTGTGATATTTATAAG AATATAAACAAAATTCGGAAGGTGAAGTGTCCTGTTCTTGTAATACAT GGAACAGAGGATGACGTGGTAAATTGGCTTCACGGCAATGGTTTATGGAAAATGTCCAAGGAACCTTATGAGCCCTTGTGGATTAAGGGAGGTGGGCACTGCAACCTTGAGCTTTATCCAGATTACATCCACCATCTTTGCAGATTCATTCAAGAAATGGAGAATGTAACCACTGCAGTTCGACTCAAAAAGATGCTTCAATCACTTCGTTCGCAGAGAAAGACTCGTAAATGCTGTAAAATTAGAATAAGATATCCCAAATTCCCAAGTTGTCACAAATGCCCACACTGTCCGAATCTTAAATGCACAGATTGCTACTGGTGGCGGCCTAAATGCCCGAACTGGCAGCCAAAGTTCACAATATGGCGACCAAAGTGCCCCGAGTATCTCAAACCAAGCTGCACTACATGTACATGCCGGTGCATGAAATGCACTTGTGGGTTCACGTTGTGCTCGTGTTTGTGCGGAGCTAAATGTTCGTGTTGCTGA